A single genomic interval of Microbacterium oleivorans harbors:
- a CDS encoding carbohydrate ABC transporter permease, with protein sequence MVIAPETVPRAVTAGTARRPGPHSRRGSSGAGFWGSLPTLAVLVAALVYFALPVVWVLFAATKSNADLFGTFGLWFSDTPQPLTNLANLFATDRGIYAQWLLNSLFYSGLGALIATVLSGAAGYAFAKYAFTGREALFAMILGGVLVPATVIALPTYFMFNAVGLTGSYWSFLLPSIVSPFGVYLCRIYATAGVPDEVIEAARLDGAGDVRIFGTMATRMMAPALVTVFLFQFVAIWNNYLLPLVMLNDSRTFPVTLGLMLWNGQTQRAPLYYELVVTGAAVSAVLLIVVMAALQRFWRAGLTAGATKG encoded by the coding sequence ATGGTGATCGCACCCGAGACCGTTCCCCGTGCCGTCACGGCCGGGACCGCCCGTCGCCCCGGCCCGCACTCGCGTCGGGGCTCGTCCGGGGCCGGATTCTGGGGGTCGCTGCCCACCCTCGCGGTGCTGGTGGCCGCGCTGGTCTACTTCGCCCTGCCGGTCGTCTGGGTGCTGTTCGCGGCCACCAAGAGCAACGCCGACCTCTTCGGCACCTTCGGGCTGTGGTTCAGCGACACCCCGCAGCCGCTGACGAACCTCGCGAACCTGTTCGCCACCGACCGCGGCATCTATGCGCAGTGGCTGCTGAACAGCCTGTTCTACTCGGGGCTGGGCGCCCTCATCGCCACCGTGCTCAGCGGTGCGGCCGGGTACGCGTTCGCGAAGTACGCCTTCACCGGCCGGGAGGCCCTCTTCGCGATGATCCTCGGCGGCGTGCTGGTGCCGGCGACGGTGATCGCCCTGCCGACGTACTTCATGTTCAACGCGGTGGGACTCACCGGAAGCTACTGGTCGTTCCTGCTGCCGAGCATCGTCAGCCCGTTCGGCGTCTACCTCTGCCGCATCTACGCGACCGCCGGGGTGCCGGACGAGGTCATCGAGGCGGCCCGGCTCGACGGCGCCGGCGACGTGCGCATCTTCGGCACGATGGCCACGCGCATGATGGCGCCCGCCCTGGTGACGGTGTTCCTGTTCCAGTTCGTGGCCATCTGGAACAACTACCTGCTGCCACTGGTGATGCTCAACGACTCCCGGACCTTCCCGGTGACGCTCGGGCTCATGCTCTGGAACGGCCAGACCCAGCGGGCGCCGCTGTACTACGAGCTCGTCGTGACGGGGGCGGCGGTCTCGGCCGTGCTGCTCATCGTCGTCATGGCGGCTCTGCAACGATTCTGGCGAGCCGGTCTCACCGCCGGCGCGACGAAGGGATGA
- a CDS encoding carbohydrate ABC transporter permease has translation MHTTRTRLPLLLLVGPFLVAFVVFYVAPIVWAVVQSLFSVRASGLGLGAPETLFVGLDNYARALANPAFVSSLGRIAVFALIQVPLMVVLSTVLALLLESTRARWPQFFRVAFFMPYGVPGVIASLLWSFLYVPSTSPILQGLSALGIPAAPLESGTVMFAIANIGIWTFAGYNMLVLIAALQAVPADLYEAARIDGASEWRIVREIKLPLLRPSLVLTTVFTIIGTLQLFVEPLVLRPLTTAINSDYTPNLAAYNQAFTQSNPNLAAAMAVIVAVIAFVFSFSFLRLVNRKGNRAW, from the coding sequence ATGCACACCACGCGCACACGGCTGCCGCTGCTGCTGCTCGTCGGCCCGTTCCTCGTCGCCTTCGTCGTGTTCTACGTCGCGCCCATCGTCTGGGCGGTCGTTCAGAGCCTGTTCTCGGTGCGTGCGAGCGGACTGGGCCTGGGCGCACCCGAGACCCTCTTCGTCGGACTCGACAACTACGCCCGCGCGCTGGCCAACCCCGCCTTCGTCTCGAGCCTCGGCCGCATCGCGGTGTTCGCGCTCATCCAGGTGCCGCTGATGGTCGTGCTCTCGACCGTGCTCGCCCTGCTGCTCGAGTCCACCCGCGCGCGGTGGCCGCAGTTCTTCCGCGTGGCCTTCTTCATGCCGTACGGGGTGCCGGGGGTGATCGCATCGCTGCTGTGGAGCTTCCTCTACGTCCCCAGCACCAGCCCCATCCTGCAGGGCCTGTCGGCCCTCGGCATCCCCGCGGCGCCCCTCGAGTCGGGGACCGTGATGTTCGCCATCGCGAACATCGGCATCTGGACCTTCGCCGGCTACAACATGCTCGTACTGATCGCGGCGCTGCAGGCGGTTCCGGCCGACCTGTACGAGGCCGCGCGCATCGACGGCGCGAGCGAGTGGCGCATCGTGCGTGAGATCAAGCTCCCGCTGCTGCGGCCCTCGCTGGTGCTGACCACCGTGTTCACGATCATCGGCACACTGCAGCTGTTCGTCGAGCCGCTCGTGCTCCGTCCCCTGACGACGGCGATCAACAGCGACTACACGCCCAACCTGGCCGCCTACAACCAGGCGTTCACCCAGAGCAATCCCAACCTCGCCGCAGCGATGGCCGTCATCGTGGCCGTCATCGCGTTCGTGTTCTCGTTCTCGTTCCTGCGCCTGGTCAACCGGAAAGGCAACCGCGCATGGTGA
- a CDS encoding ABC transporter substrate-binding protein, whose translation MSTTPRRLHHRRSLPLALAVAVIAPLAACSGPADEGPVTLTFQTWVPGIEEAVELFNDQHDDIRVELQTIVSGAEGGYAKMLSDVQAGNPADVAQVGYDQMPTFLLNGALEDITDHVGDDVEAFSEWQIGATTFGDRVYGIPQAAGPMGLYYRSDVFAEAGITTAPETWDDFYEAAVAVRATAPDRYIAAFAPNQAAWMEGLAEQAGEPWFQVEGDAWKVSIDNPDTLRMAEYWQRLIDEDLVKVQADLSSEWFADVQAGRIVSWMSGSWADAIIRNNAPDTAGLWSVGLMPQWDASNPRSASWSGGSANVVLKGSAHPEEAAEFALWLNSDIDSVSLLTENGAGWPAIADVDAIPSIQSAPEVFEFFGGQDIWDVFAESNEQVARDWQWPPLVDALNASLLDEVAAAVEGGTPLTEAYAAVQQRMVAEMTAKGISVAD comes from the coding sequence ATGTCTACAACACCCCGGCGGCTCCACCACCGCCGTTCCCTCCCGCTCGCGCTCGCCGTGGCAGTGATCGCACCGCTTGCGGCCTGCTCGGGTCCGGCGGACGAGGGCCCCGTCACGCTCACCTTCCAGACGTGGGTACCGGGCATCGAGGAGGCGGTGGAGCTCTTCAACGACCAGCACGACGACATCCGCGTCGAGCTCCAGACCATCGTCTCGGGCGCGGAGGGCGGCTACGCCAAGATGCTCTCGGATGTCCAGGCCGGCAATCCCGCCGACGTGGCGCAGGTCGGCTACGACCAGATGCCGACCTTCCTGCTCAACGGTGCGCTGGAGGACATCACCGACCACGTCGGCGACGACGTCGAGGCGTTCTCGGAGTGGCAGATCGGCGCCACCACGTTCGGCGATCGCGTCTACGGCATCCCGCAGGCGGCCGGACCGATGGGGCTGTACTACCGCTCGGACGTCTTCGCGGAAGCGGGCATCACCACCGCGCCCGAGACCTGGGACGACTTCTACGAGGCGGCCGTCGCGGTACGGGCGACGGCGCCCGACCGCTACATCGCCGCGTTCGCGCCGAATCAGGCGGCATGGATGGAAGGTCTCGCCGAGCAGGCCGGGGAGCCGTGGTTCCAGGTCGAGGGCGACGCGTGGAAGGTGTCGATCGACAATCCCGACACCCTGCGAATGGCGGAGTATTGGCAGCGCCTCATCGACGAGGATCTCGTCAAGGTGCAGGCGGACCTGTCGAGCGAGTGGTTCGCCGACGTGCAGGCCGGGCGCATCGTGTCGTGGATGAGCGGCTCGTGGGCCGACGCGATCATCCGCAACAACGCCCCCGACACCGCGGGACTGTGGTCGGTCGGCCTCATGCCGCAGTGGGACGCGAGCAACCCCCGCTCGGCGAGCTGGTCGGGTGGATCGGCGAACGTCGTGCTGAAGGGCTCCGCCCACCCCGAAGAGGCGGCCGAGTTCGCCCTGTGGCTCAACAGCGACATCGACAGCGTGAGCCTGCTCACCGAGAACGGCGCCGGCTGGCCCGCCATCGCCGATGTCGACGCCATCCCCTCGATCCAGTCCGCCCCGGAGGTCTTCGAGTTCTTCGGCGGCCAGGACATCTGGGATGTCTTCGCCGAGTCCAACGAGCAGGTCGCCCGCGACTGGCAGTGGCCGCCGCTCGTCGACGCGCTCAACGCGAGCCTGCTCGACGAGGTCGCCGCGGCGGTCGAGGGCGGCACGCCGCTGACCGAGGCCTACGCCGCGGTGCAGCAGCGCATGGTCGCCGAGATGACCGCGAAGGGCATCTCGGTCGCCGACTGA
- a CDS encoding iron-siderophore ABC transporter substrate-binding protein produces MFARRTAAAVATTIVAALALTACGGTASPAESAAPGADGSTAGYPIIIEHALGTTEIAEKPERVATVQWANHEVPLALGVVPVGMAAANFGDDDGDGLLPWVKEKLDELGAETPVLFDETDGIDFEAVAGTDPDVILAAYSGLTQEDYDTLSEIAPVVAYPESAWATSWRDVIEYNAMGMGMAAEGEELVSGLEDEIEAAASTHPELAGTSAMFMTHVDPSDLSTVNFYTAHDTRAAFFEDLGLTTPSSVEEASGDSDTFSGSVSAEQVDVFADVDMIVTYGDEELVATLEGDPLLSQMPAVANGAIVSLDGSGPMGTAANPTPLSISYILDDYLALLAEAAGKSR; encoded by the coding sequence ATGTTCGCTCGTCGTACCGCGGCTGCCGTCGCAACGACCATCGTCGCCGCCCTCGCCCTCACCGCCTGCGGTGGCACCGCCTCGCCCGCGGAGTCCGCCGCGCCCGGCGCCGACGGATCGACCGCCGGCTACCCGATCATCATCGAGCACGCGTTGGGCACGACCGAGATCGCCGAGAAGCCGGAGCGCGTCGCGACGGTGCAGTGGGCCAACCACGAGGTTCCGCTCGCTCTCGGCGTCGTCCCGGTCGGCATGGCCGCGGCGAACTTCGGCGACGACGACGGCGACGGGCTGCTTCCTTGGGTGAAGGAGAAGCTCGACGAGCTCGGGGCCGAGACCCCGGTGCTGTTCGACGAGACCGACGGCATCGACTTCGAGGCGGTCGCGGGAACCGACCCTGACGTCATCCTCGCCGCGTACTCCGGCCTGACCCAGGAGGACTACGACACGCTGAGCGAGATCGCCCCCGTCGTGGCCTACCCCGAGTCGGCGTGGGCCACCTCGTGGCGCGATGTCATCGAGTACAACGCGATGGGCATGGGCATGGCGGCCGAGGGCGAGGAGCTCGTCTCGGGCCTCGAGGACGAGATCGAGGCCGCGGCCTCGACGCATCCCGAGCTGGCCGGCACCTCGGCGATGTTCATGACGCACGTCGACCCGTCCGACCTCAGCACCGTCAACTTCTACACCGCCCACGACACCCGCGCGGCGTTCTTCGAGGACCTGGGACTGACGACGCCCTCGAGCGTCGAGGAGGCCTCCGGCGACAGCGACACGTTCTCCGGCAGCGTCAGCGCCGAGCAGGTCGACGTGTTCGCCGACGTCGACATGATCGTCACCTACGGCGACGAGGAGCTCGTCGCGACCCTCGAGGGCGACCCCCTCCTGTCGCAGATGCCCGCCGTCGCCAACGGCGCCATCGTCTCGCTCGACGGCTCGGGCCCGATGGGCACCGCGGCCAACCCGACCCCGCTGTCGATCTCGTACATCCTCGACGACTACCTCGCCCTGCTCGCGGAGGCGGCCGGAAAGTCCCGGTGA
- a CDS encoding FecCD family ABC transporter permease, producing the protein MTAAPTTDSGVAVVRRPNRVRLLWLVVLLAVLVGLAVLSISVGSRAVGWEQILAALGGAQSTLDEAAVGQRIPRTALAILVGAALGVAGGVMQGVTRNPLADPGILGVNMGASLAIVIGIAWFGLSSASGYVWVAIAGSAAAAVFVYTIGSLGRGGATPLKLALAGAATSAALVSFVTAIHLPRGDIADNVRSWLIGGVGGATWPSVSLVLPFLFVGFAVSLLSARSLNTLALGDDLAAGLGERVALARAFAALGAVLLCGAATAIAGPIAFVGLVVPHACRMLVGVDHRWLLPFSAFAGAALVVASDVVGRVVARPAEIDVGIITALVGGPFFVAIVRRHKVRSL; encoded by the coding sequence GTGACGGCAGCCCCCACGACCGATTCGGGCGTCGCCGTCGTGCGGCGCCCGAATCGCGTGCGCCTGCTGTGGCTCGTCGTGCTGCTGGCCGTGCTCGTCGGGCTCGCGGTGCTGTCGATCTCGGTGGGCTCGCGCGCGGTCGGATGGGAGCAGATCCTCGCCGCTCTCGGGGGCGCGCAGTCGACCCTCGACGAGGCCGCGGTCGGTCAGCGCATCCCCCGCACCGCGCTGGCCATCCTCGTCGGCGCGGCCCTCGGCGTGGCCGGCGGCGTCATGCAGGGCGTGACCCGCAACCCTCTCGCGGACCCCGGGATCCTGGGGGTGAACATGGGAGCGTCCCTCGCGATCGTCATCGGCATCGCCTGGTTCGGTCTGTCGTCGGCCAGCGGCTACGTCTGGGTGGCGATCGCCGGCTCGGCCGCTGCGGCCGTGTTCGTCTACACGATCGGCTCGCTGGGGCGAGGCGGCGCGACCCCGCTCAAGCTCGCGCTGGCGGGTGCGGCGACCTCGGCGGCGCTCGTCTCGTTCGTCACCGCGATCCACCTCCCGCGCGGCGACATCGCCGACAACGTCCGCTCCTGGCTCATCGGAGGCGTGGGGGGCGCGACGTGGCCGTCGGTGTCGCTCGTGCTCCCCTTCCTGTTCGTGGGCTTCGCCGTCAGCCTCCTCTCGGCGCGCAGCCTCAACACCCTCGCGCTGGGCGACGACCTCGCCGCGGGGCTCGGCGAGCGGGTAGCCCTCGCCCGCGCGTTCGCGGCGCTGGGTGCCGTCCTGCTGTGCGGTGCGGCGACGGCGATCGCCGGACCCATCGCCTTCGTCGGGTTGGTCGTCCCGCACGCGTGCCGGATGCTGGTGGGCGTCGACCACCGCTGGCTGCTGCCGTTCTCGGCTTTCGCCGGCGCCGCGCTCGTGGTGGCCTCCGATGTGGTCGGCCGCGTCGTCGCACGTCCCGCCGAGATCGACGTCGGCATCATCACGGCGCTCGTGGGCGGCCCGTTCTTCGTCGCGATCGTGCGCCGCCACAAGGTGAGGTCGCTGTGA
- a CDS encoding FecCD family ABC transporter permease, which translates to MSTILSPVDGVAVVAGLRRGRHRRRRALMTGLAVAVAAAFALNVMVGQTFYSPADVLAVVLGQDAGGATFAVGRLRLPRAVLAVVVGLSFGLAGVAFQTMLRNPLASPDIIGISAGSSAAAAFAIVMLGLSGFAVSVFAIVAGLGVALLIYLLSSRSGSAGTRLILIGIGIAAMLDALTQYVLSQAGQWDLQEALRWLNGSLNGATWNDVVTAGAALLVLGPLLLSRSRDLAALQLGDDTAAAVGTRVDRTRLLVVVTAVGLIAFATATTGPIAFVAFLSGPIAARVIGPRGSLLVPSALIGALLVLVADFVGQYALGIRYPVGIVTGVLGAPYLLYLIVRTNRAGGSL; encoded by the coding sequence GTGAGCACGATCCTGTCCCCCGTCGACGGGGTCGCCGTCGTGGCCGGCCTGCGGCGCGGCCGTCACCGCCGCCGCCGCGCCCTCATGACCGGTCTCGCCGTCGCCGTCGCGGCCGCCTTCGCCCTCAATGTGATGGTGGGTCAGACCTTCTACTCGCCCGCCGATGTGCTGGCGGTCGTCCTCGGCCAGGATGCCGGCGGCGCGACCTTCGCGGTCGGCCGGCTGCGCCTGCCCCGCGCGGTGCTCGCCGTGGTGGTGGGGCTCAGCTTCGGGCTCGCCGGGGTGGCGTTCCAGACGATGCTCCGGAATCCCCTCGCCAGCCCCGACATCATCGGCATCAGCGCCGGTTCGAGCGCGGCGGCCGCCTTCGCGATCGTCATGCTGGGTCTCAGCGGGTTCGCCGTGTCGGTGTTCGCGATCGTCGCCGGGCTCGGGGTGGCGCTGCTCATCTACCTGCTGTCATCGCGCTCGGGGTCGGCCGGAACCCGGCTGATCCTCATCGGCATCGGCATCGCGGCGATGCTCGACGCCCTCACCCAGTACGTGCTGTCCCAGGCCGGGCAGTGGGACCTGCAGGAGGCGCTGCGCTGGCTCAACGGAAGTCTCAACGGCGCAACCTGGAACGACGTGGTCACCGCCGGTGCGGCGCTGCTGGTGCTCGGCCCTCTGTTGCTGTCGCGCTCGCGCGACCTCGCGGCGCTCCAGCTCGGCGACGACACCGCCGCCGCCGTCGGCACCCGTGTGGACCGCACCCGGCTGCTCGTGGTCGTCACCGCGGTGGGGCTCATCGCGTTCGCCACCGCCACCACCGGCCCCATCGCGTTCGTCGCGTTCCTGTCGGGCCCCATCGCCGCGCGCGTGATCGGACCCCGGGGTTCGCTGCTGGTCCCGAGTGCGCTGATCGGGGCCCTGCTCGTGCTCGTGGCCGATTTCGTCGGGCAGTACGCCCTCGGCATCCGGTACCCCGTCGGCATCGTGACCGGAGTGCTCGGCGCGCCGTACCTGCTCTACCTCATCGTCCGCACCAACCGCGCCGGAGGCTCGCTGTGA
- a CDS encoding ABC transporter ATP-binding protein, giving the protein MTDDHSLLAEHLTLGYGERTIIEGLSLRIPTGAITAIVGPNACGKSTLLRSMSRLLAPRAGHVLLDGNAVHRMPAKELARTLGLLPQSPTAPEGITVSDLVGRGRNPHHGLFSRWTTADDEAVAEALTATETLGLADRAVDELSGGQRQRVWIAMALAQRTDLLLLDEPTTFLDVSHQIEVLDLLTDLNRRRGVTVVMVLHDLNLAARYADHLVAMRDGRIVTSGSAEQVLDAATIEAVFGIRNEVIIDPRSGKPLMLPLGRYHVDD; this is encoded by the coding sequence GTGACCGACGACCATTCCCTTCTCGCCGAGCACCTCACGCTGGGGTACGGCGAGCGCACCATCATCGAGGGCCTGAGCCTGCGGATCCCCACCGGCGCGATCACCGCCATCGTCGGACCGAACGCGTGCGGCAAGTCCACGCTGCTGCGCTCGATGTCGCGGCTGCTCGCGCCGCGGGCGGGGCACGTGCTGCTCGACGGCAACGCCGTGCACCGGATGCCGGCCAAGGAGCTCGCCCGCACGCTCGGGCTGCTGCCGCAGTCGCCGACCGCACCCGAGGGCATCACGGTGTCGGACCTCGTCGGGCGCGGTCGCAACCCGCACCACGGGCTCTTCTCGCGCTGGACCACCGCCGACGACGAGGCGGTGGCCGAGGCGCTGACCGCGACCGAGACGCTGGGTCTGGCCGACCGGGCCGTCGACGAGCTGTCGGGCGGGCAGCGCCAGCGCGTCTGGATCGCCATGGCCCTCGCCCAGCGCACCGATCTGCTGCTGCTCGACGAGCCGACCACCTTCCTCGACGTGAGCCACCAGATCGAGGTCCTCGACCTGCTGACCGACCTGAACCGGCGCCGCGGCGTGACCGTGGTGATGGTGCTGCACGACCTCAACCTCGCCGCGCGCTACGCCGACCATCTCGTCGCGATGCGCGACGGCCGCATCGTCACCTCGGGCTCCGCGGAGCAGGTGCTCGACGCGGCCACGATCGAGGCGGTCTTCGGCATCCGCAACGAGGTCATCATCGATCCGCGCTCGGGAAAGCCCCTCATGCTCCCGCTCGGGCGGTACCACGTCGACGACTGA